Proteins encoded in a region of the Thunnus maccoyii chromosome 4, fThuMac1.1, whole genome shotgun sequence genome:
- the zmynd12 gene encoding zinc finger MYND domain-containing protein 12 isoform X2, with amino-acid sequence MDTTICRPLPTERETTEVVAIATANLEFLNSDAEHQQADWIGIHERICQLLVPVRTPTLFSLQKAGRIETQLKKVELIEISRVVAESKLSEGRHQEALPAAQFCLRCSIDVHGPSTVQLVPAYLLLADANMGMGNLALVAELLSQAEWAVLKSPECGHAVHHRLHRSLGRLHTVTGNLEAALLNFANDIYFASEEYGLDSIVTCGGYFLMADVFAKQGKMTIARSLYSEVAHTWHSHLAKLLKTHIENVQKNPNLLLEPSFDKAQQFEVDGMLRTVLEFEQNDSRKDSAQIALVAHCLAMLWFLGGDAIKALGFGSTALQASQLIPNHDLTESIEGLLQLVQTDPHPRSD; translated from the exons ATGGACACGACCATATGTAGGCCTTTGCCAACAGAGAGGGAAACTACTGAGGTTGTTGCCATAGCGACCGCAAACTTAGAATTCCTCAACAG TGATGCAGAGCACCAGCAGGCTGACTGGATCGGGATCCATGAGAGGATCTGTCAGTTGCTTGTTCCCGTTCGCACCCCAACACTCTTTAGTCTCCAGAAGGCTGGTCGCATTGAAACACAGCTTAAAAAG GTGGAGCTGATTGAGATTTCCAGGGTGGTGGCTGAGAGCAAGCTGTCTGAGGGGAGGCACCAGGAGGCTCTGCCTGCCGCCCAGTTCTGTCTGCGCTGTTCTATCGACGTCCATGGCCCCAGTACTGTCCAACTGGTCCCTGCCTACCTGCTGCTGGCTGATGCCAATATGG GTATGGGAAATCTAGCTCTGGTGGCGGAGCTCCTGTCCCAGGCGGAGTGGGCGGTGTTGAAGAGCCCAGAATGTGGTCATGCAGTCCACCACCGGCTGCACAGGAGCCTGGGCCGCCTCCACACAGTGACTGGAAACCTGGAAGCAGCTCTGCTTAACTTTGCAAATGAT ATATACTTTGCCAGTGAGGAGTATGGTCTGGATAGCATAGTCACCTGTGGTGGTTACTTTCTCATGGCTGATGTGTTTGCCAAACAGGGAAAGATGACTATTGCTCGTTCCTTGTACTCTGAG GTGGCACACACTTGGCACTCCCATCTGGCCAAACTCCTGAAGACCCACATTGAGAATGTCCAAAAAAATCCCAACCTGTTGTTGGAGCCCTCCTTTG ACAAAGCGCAGCAATTTGAAGTGGACGGCATGTTAAGAACCGTTTTGGAGTTTGAGCAGAATGACTCCAGAAAAGACTCTGCACAGATTGCGCTGGTGGCTCACTGCCTGGCCATGCTGTGGTTCCTGGGAGGAGACGCCATAAAA GCACTGGGATTTGGCAGCACGGCCCTGCAGGCCAGCCAGCTGATACCAAATCATGACCTGACAGAGTCCATCGAGggcctgctgcagctggtgcAGACAGACCCACATCCCCGTTCTGACTAG
- the zmynd12 gene encoding zinc finger MYND domain-containing protein 12 isoform X3, whose product MCCQEGEEQLDMKLPQRDAEHQQADWIGIHERICQLLVPVRTPTLFSLQKAGRIETQLKKVELIEISRVVAESKLSEGRHQEALPAAQFCLRCSIDVHGPSTVQLVPAYLLLADANMGMGNLALVAELLSQAEWAVLKSPECGHAVHHRLHRSLGRLHTVTGNLEAALLNFANDIYFASEEYGLDSIVTCGGYFLMADVFAKQGKMTIARSLYSEVAHTWHSHLAKLLKTHIENVQKNPNLLLEPSFDKAQQFEVDGMLRTVLEFEQNDSRKDSAQIALVAHCLAMLWFLGGDAIKALGFGSTALQASQLIPNHDLTESIEGLLQLVQTDPHPRSD is encoded by the exons ATGTGTTGTCAGGAGGGAGAGGAACAGCTGGATATGAAATTACCTCAgcg TGATGCAGAGCACCAGCAGGCTGACTGGATCGGGATCCATGAGAGGATCTGTCAGTTGCTTGTTCCCGTTCGCACCCCAACACTCTTTAGTCTCCAGAAGGCTGGTCGCATTGAAACACAGCTTAAAAAG GTGGAGCTGATTGAGATTTCCAGGGTGGTGGCTGAGAGCAAGCTGTCTGAGGGGAGGCACCAGGAGGCTCTGCCTGCCGCCCAGTTCTGTCTGCGCTGTTCTATCGACGTCCATGGCCCCAGTACTGTCCAACTGGTCCCTGCCTACCTGCTGCTGGCTGATGCCAATATGG GTATGGGAAATCTAGCTCTGGTGGCGGAGCTCCTGTCCCAGGCGGAGTGGGCGGTGTTGAAGAGCCCAGAATGTGGTCATGCAGTCCACCACCGGCTGCACAGGAGCCTGGGCCGCCTCCACACAGTGACTGGAAACCTGGAAGCAGCTCTGCTTAACTTTGCAAATGAT ATATACTTTGCCAGTGAGGAGTATGGTCTGGATAGCATAGTCACCTGTGGTGGTTACTTTCTCATGGCTGATGTGTTTGCCAAACAGGGAAAGATGACTATTGCTCGTTCCTTGTACTCTGAG GTGGCACACACTTGGCACTCCCATCTGGCCAAACTCCTGAAGACCCACATTGAGAATGTCCAAAAAAATCCCAACCTGTTGTTGGAGCCCTCCTTTG ACAAAGCGCAGCAATTTGAAGTGGACGGCATGTTAAGAACCGTTTTGGAGTTTGAGCAGAATGACTCCAGAAAAGACTCTGCACAGATTGCGCTGGTGGCTCACTGCCTGGCCATGCTGTGGTTCCTGGGAGGAGACGCCATAAAA GCACTGGGATTTGGCAGCACGGCCCTGCAGGCCAGCCAGCTGATACCAAATCATGACCTGACAGAGTCCATCGAGggcctgctgcagctggtgcAGACAGACCCACATCCCCGTTCTGACTAG
- the LOC121896232 gene encoding epithelial membrane protein 3-like — MAYLLMFVILLHLITLAMLFIATMEKSWWVWDGMENSDLWYNCRFDNFTGTWLCASSKETEWLQAVQVLMVVSVVFSSVSFLVFLGQLFTMSKGGLFYFTGLCQVFSGLTAFSAALIYTLHNKEILQDSRDLTSGHFGYCFILAWVCVPLLLSSGIIYLHLRKKKK; from the exons ATGGCGTACCTGCTTATGTTTGTGATCTTGCTGCATCTCATTACACTGGCCATGCTGTTCATTGCAACCATGGAGAAG TCCTGGTGGGTGTGGGATGGGATGGAGAACTCAGACTTATGGTACAACTGTAGGTTTGACAACTTCACAGGAACCTGGTTGTGTGCATCCTCCAAAGAAACTG agTGGCTTCAGGCAGTTCAGGTCCTGATGGTCGTCTCAGTGGTCTTCTCTTCGGTCTCCTTCTTGGTCTTCCTGGGTCAACTGTTCACCATGTCGAAGGGTGGACTCTTCTACTTCACTGGGCTGTGTCAAGTCTTTTCAG gcctGACAGCCTTTTCTGCAGCTCTCATCTACACATTACACAACAAGGAAATCCTTCAGGACTCCAGAGACCTGACTTCAGGACACTTTGGCTACTGCTTCATCCTAGCCTGGGTGTGTGTCCCTCTGTTGCTGAGTAGCGGGATCATATACCTCCACCTGcgcaagaaaaaaaagtga
- the zmynd12 gene encoding zinc finger MYND domain-containing protein 12 isoform X1 yields the protein MMEAEPQDPRTTSNIIPLALPKGTEKLCELCQRRAYLQCTKCRVAFYCDAEHQQADWIGIHERICQLLVPVRTPTLFSLQKAGRIETQLKKVELIEISRVVAESKLSEGRHQEALPAAQFCLRCSIDVHGPSTVQLVPAYLLLADANMGMGNLALVAELLSQAEWAVLKSPECGHAVHHRLHRSLGRLHTVTGNLEAALLNFANDIYFASEEYGLDSIVTCGGYFLMADVFAKQGKMTIARSLYSEVAHTWHSHLAKLLKTHIENVQKNPNLLLEPSFDKAQQFEVDGMLRTVLEFEQNDSRKDSAQIALVAHCLAMLWFLGGDAIKALGFGSTALQASQLIPNHDLTESIEGLLQLVQTDPHPRSD from the exons ATGATGGAAGCTGAACCTCAGGATCCGAGGACAACATCCAACATTATTCCTCTTGCGTTACCCAAGGGAACGGAAAAGTTGTGTGAACTTTGTCAAAGAAGAGCGTACCTGCAGTGCACCAAGTGTCGGGTCGCCTTTTACTG TGATGCAGAGCACCAGCAGGCTGACTGGATCGGGATCCATGAGAGGATCTGTCAGTTGCTTGTTCCCGTTCGCACCCCAACACTCTTTAGTCTCCAGAAGGCTGGTCGCATTGAAACACAGCTTAAAAAG GTGGAGCTGATTGAGATTTCCAGGGTGGTGGCTGAGAGCAAGCTGTCTGAGGGGAGGCACCAGGAGGCTCTGCCTGCCGCCCAGTTCTGTCTGCGCTGTTCTATCGACGTCCATGGCCCCAGTACTGTCCAACTGGTCCCTGCCTACCTGCTGCTGGCTGATGCCAATATGG GTATGGGAAATCTAGCTCTGGTGGCGGAGCTCCTGTCCCAGGCGGAGTGGGCGGTGTTGAAGAGCCCAGAATGTGGTCATGCAGTCCACCACCGGCTGCACAGGAGCCTGGGCCGCCTCCACACAGTGACTGGAAACCTGGAAGCAGCTCTGCTTAACTTTGCAAATGAT ATATACTTTGCCAGTGAGGAGTATGGTCTGGATAGCATAGTCACCTGTGGTGGTTACTTTCTCATGGCTGATGTGTTTGCCAAACAGGGAAAGATGACTATTGCTCGTTCCTTGTACTCTGAG GTGGCACACACTTGGCACTCCCATCTGGCCAAACTCCTGAAGACCCACATTGAGAATGTCCAAAAAAATCCCAACCTGTTGTTGGAGCCCTCCTTTG ACAAAGCGCAGCAATTTGAAGTGGACGGCATGTTAAGAACCGTTTTGGAGTTTGAGCAGAATGACTCCAGAAAAGACTCTGCACAGATTGCGCTGGTGGCTCACTGCCTGGCCATGCTGTGGTTCCTGGGAGGAGACGCCATAAAA GCACTGGGATTTGGCAGCACGGCCCTGCAGGCCAGCCAGCTGATACCAAATCATGACCTGACAGAGTCCATCGAGggcctgctgcagctggtgcAGACAGACCCACATCCCCGTTCTGACTAG